Proteins encoded by one window of Agelaius phoeniceus isolate bAgePho1 chromosome 3, bAgePho1.hap1, whole genome shotgun sequence:
- the RAB4A gene encoding ras-related protein Rab-4A — protein MSQSAMSETYDFLFKFLVIGNAGTGKSCLLHQFIEKKFKDDSNHTIGVEFGSKIINVGGKYVKLQIWDTAGQERFRSVTRSYYRGAAGALLVYDITSRETYNALTNWLTDARMLASQNIVIILCGNKKDLDADREVTFLEASRFAQENELMFLETSALTGENVEEAFVQCARKILNKIESGELDPERMGSGIQYGDAALRQLRSPRRAQAQSAQECGC, from the exons ATGTCGCAGAGTGCCATGTCCGAGACCTACG ATTTCCTGTTTAAGTTCTTGGTGATAGGAAATGCTGGAACTGGAAAATCCTGTTTGCTACACCAATTCATTGAAAAGAAAT TCAAAGATGACTCAAATCATACTATAGGAGTGGAATTCGGTTCAAAGATCATAAATGTTGGTGGTAAATATGTCAAATTGCAGATATGGGATACAGCAGGACAAGAGCGGTTCAG GTCTGTAACAAGGAGTTACtacagaggggctgcaggtgctTTGCTTGTCTATGATATAACCAG CCGGGAAACCTACAATGCACTTACTAATTGGTTGACGGATGCAAGAATGTTAGCAAGTCAAAATATTGTGATAATACTGTGTGGAAACAAAAAGGATCTTGATGCAGATCGTGAAGTCACTTTTTTAGAAGCATCCCGGTTTGCACAGGAAAATG AGCTGATGTTCTTGGAAACAAGTGCTCTAACGGGGGAAAATGTTGAAGAGGCCTTTGTACAGTGTGCAAGGAAAATACTCAATAAAATTGAATCAG GAGAATTGGATCCAGAAAGAATGGGCTCAGGTATTCAGTATGGAGATGCTGCCTTGAGACAGCTGAGATCACCACGCAGAGCACAAGCACAAAGTGCTCAAGAATGTGGATGTTag
- the CCSAP gene encoding centriole, cilia and spindle-associated protein, translated as MVVPARRVKTEYMKRFKEPKWESCGACYLELLHYRLSRRLLEQAHRPWLWDGWEQDSGSGGGSTAGSPSPPGAGSPANAREEEEAAGAGAAAPSEAGRASPEKEKEDQEKQEKEEQEKTVEHTSVKEADKTSRTGRRPSRSALSSRNDRKSAKSPQRTDAPKENKHPFALYGWGERQTDTGSQKTHNVCASASVNEIHESALRAKNRRQVEKRKLSQRRVRSAEAENTWRAKPSPADNPWMTEYMRCYSARAL; from the exons ATGGTGGTGCCGGCGCGGCGCGTGAAGACGGAGTACATGAAGCGCTTCAAGGAGCCCAAGTGGGAATCGTGCGGCGCCTGctacctggagctgctgcactaCCGCCTCAGCCGCCGGCTCCTGGAGCAGGCGCACCGGCCCTGGCTCTGGGACGGCTGGGAGCAGGacagcggcagcggcggcggcagcaccGCCGGGTCCCCTTCGCCGCCGGGCGCCGGCAGCCCCGCGAACgcaagggaggaggaggaggcggccggagcgggagcggcggcgccgaGCGAGGCGGGACGGGCCAGCCCCG agaaagaaaaagaagatcaagaaaagcaggagaaggaagagcAAGAGAAAACTGTAGAACATACTTCTGTAAAGGAAGCAGACAAAACCAGCCGTACAGGACGACGTCCAAGTCGAAGTGCCTTGTCCAGTCGTAATGATCGAAAATCAGCCAAAAGTCCCCAAAGGACAGATGCACCAAAGGAGAATAAACATCCATTTGCTCTGTATGGGTGGGGAGAAAGACAGACGGATACTGGGAGCCAGAAAACTCACAATGTCTGTGCTTCTGCTTCCGTGAATGAA ATTCACGAATCTGCCCTACGAGCAAAGAACAGGAGGCAAGtggagaaaaggaagctttCTCAGAGGCGAGTGCGATCAGCAGAGGCAGAGAACACCTGGCGAGCAAAGCCCTCCCCAGCAGACAACCCCTGGATGACAGAGTACATGAGATGCTACTCAGCAAGAGCTCTCTGA